Below is a genomic region from Nitrospira sp..
CGTCAGGAGTCTTGGTCTTGATGTAGCCCCAGCGGTTGCTGATCCGGTGTACGTGAATATCGACGCAGATGCCCGGTTTGCCGTAGCCCACCGTGACGACCAGGTTGGCGGTCTTTCGTCCTACCCCTGAGAGCGTGACCAATTCGTCGATGGAATCGGGCACGACTCCGCCGTACGTTTCCAAGAGCCGCTGACAGATCTGATGAATGGATTTGGCTTTCGTCCGGTAGAAGCAGACCGGATAGATGGCCTGTTCTATCGTTTCGAGCGAAAGCGTCAGCATCGGGGCGGGTTTGTGCGCTAAGGCAAACAGCCGCTCGCTGGCTTCACCGGTGGTTTTGTCTTTGGTGCGGAGGCTGAGGAGGCAGGAAATCAGGATACGGAACGGATCGCGGTTCGACTCTCGCGCCACGACCCCCACCACCGGTTCCTGCCATTGACGAATCTCTCGCCTGACGATCCTGATGGCGGCATGGATCTGATCCTGACGCATCTGGTTCGACTAGCGTGGAGTGGGGGAATGCTGACCGAGGAGAGCGCTCGAGTGAACGATCAGCTACTCAGGCTTCCGCTTGGACAACCACTTCTGACGGCGGCGTTGAGCTTCGCGCAGTTTCGCTTTCTTCCTGACGCTCGGCTTTTCATAGAAACGGCGACGCTTCAGTTCGCGGAACAAACCTTCGCCTGCCAGCTTCTTCTTGGCAACCTTCAGAGCTTTTTCAACGTTGTTATTGAAAACTTTAATTTCCATCCGGTCCGACTTTCCACTTTCTCAGGCCGTGCCTGTCTGCACCCATGACACTACGTACTAGGCGGCGGAGTGTAGCATAGCCCCCTGAGTTCCTCAAGACTGTTGGCGATCTTAGTCATTCGGCGCGCATGATTTGCAGCAACAGACTGATTTCGTTGCAGTTTTACGTTGGTTTGTGCGGTATGCAGTCCGGCTTCGGTCGCGGCGATCGCGCAGATCATTCCAACCGTGAGATCCGATTGCACTGCCGGTGACAGAGACTGTCGAATGGCGGCGATCGTCAGTCCTGCTTCGCAGGCGAGTTCCGCGATTGTGAGCGGAACCTCGGTCGCTTGCTCAAGGGCCGTTGAGAGACGCTGTGGACGGTCAGCGTGATCCGCGGGGAGGCGTCGGGCTTGTGAGACTGCGGCATAGGCCGCGCAGTCGTTCTGCATCAAAGCCGCCAGTTTTTGACTAAGGCTGTTGAGGGATTGCTCGGCCGTCGACAGCTTCCCGATTCGTGCTCCCATGGTGCCCAAAGATGCCGCGAGGGCTCCCGCCAGTGCTGCGACCGCGCCGCCGGCCGGTGCCGGCGTGGGGGCTGACAGGGCATAGAGAAACTCACTGATGGTTGATTCCGACCCGGGGTCGGGCCGGGCGTCCCGGACGCCCGCCAGTCTTGTTTCCAGAATTTGAGTGGAGTCGAAGTTCACGATCTGTAAGAGCGACGCAGCGGCCTGATCCAGCGCGGCTTGGGGAACGAGACCGATCAGTTCGCTCTCGACGATCTCCACACCGGCCTTGGCTGACTCGGCTTGCACTTCACGGAAGGCTGCGGCCATCGATGTGACATGGTAGTCGGTCAGATTCATCGAGACTTGCACAAGCCCGCGGCTGGCCAGCGCTACTCCAATCGCTTTGACGCAGGGCAGGCCGCCGTTGGAGCGCCGGATCGTGCGCGCGATGGCCTTCGCGATCGTGAGATCGGGGGTCTTCAGATTCACATTGAAGGCAATGAGGGGGGGCCTGGCGCCGATCACAATAGCTCCTGCCGTGTCATGGAGACGGGCGGGTCCGAAGTCCGGGCGCCAGTTTCGGTCGGTCGCCATTCTCGCTCCCAGCCCGGACAGTCCTCCCCGTCGGATCGTTTCCAGCCTGGTCCGGTCCGGATGACCAGCCGCCTGCTCATACAGAAACACTGGGATCAGCAGTTCTGCTCCCACGCGTTTACCCAGCCGACGAGCGAGTTGTGCGCAGTCTTCCATTGTCGTGCCCTGGATTGGGACAAAGGGAACGACATCCGTCCCCCCGATGCGTGGATGGACTCCCGTGTGGCTGCGCAGATCGATCAGCTTCGTCGCGATTTGTATTGCTTGAAACGCCGCTTCCAGGACCGCATCGGGATCGCCGGCAAAGGTCAACACAGACCGATGGTGATCGGGATCGCTCGTCCGATCCAACAGCCAGACGCCCGGGACCGATTCCACCGCTGCGATCAGCGCCTGGACGGTGGCGGGATTCCGGCCTTCGCTGAAATTGGGGATGCACTCGATGATCTTTGGCATTGATGATCTTATCGTCCGGAAACGAAAAAGCCGGAAGGGGTCTTCGATCTCCCTCCGGCTTTCTGAGGCTTCGGTTCGAAGCCGTCGCGGCGTTACTTGGTCTTCTTGACGAAGGTTTTGTAGATCCGGCCTGAGGCGGCCTGTTCTTCTTCCATGCCGACCAGTTGATGTCCCGTCGTGTCGCACCAGGCGGGCATGTCTTTCTTGATGCCTTCGTCGTCAGATACCACCTCGAGCACCTGCCCGAGGGTGAGTTCCTTGATCTTCTTCGAAGTCAGAATAATCGGCATGGGGCAAAAGTATCCGAGCGTATCGAGCTTCACATCAGCCTGCATCGTCGGTATCTCCGTCTGTGATCGATTTATATAAAGAGGTTGACGCTACCCTGCTTGGCCTCCGCCAAGTAAGTCGTGACCCCGGCGAATTGATCGATTCCGTCGATCAACGTGTCTTTCGTAATGCCCATGAGGCCCATCGTCGTCGTGCAGGCGATGAACCGCACGCCCAAATCCAGTGCCGTCTCCATCAGCTCGGGAACTCCCGGCATCCGGTTCTGTTTCATGACGAGTTTCATCATGCTGGTGCCGAGACCGCCGAAGTGGAATCGGGAGAGCGGGAGATTGTCGGCGCCTCCCTTGTTCAGCAGGCCGAACATGCGGCGCAGCCAGTCTTTGGCCGAGCTGGTGGCCCCTTGCTTGCGAATCGTATTCAATCCCCAGAAGGTGAAGAACACGGTGACCTGCATGCCCATTGCGGCGGCGCCCGTGGCGATGATGAAGGCGGCCATCGCGCGATCCAGATCGCCGCTGAGCAGGACAATCGTCACCCGGTCCGGCTTGGATTCCTGTAACTGCGCTAATGTGGCGGAGGGCTCTATTTGCGTCATCTGCATGGGTGCCTCAATTCGATGGTGCGGTGCGAACGACCGCTATTTTTAAGGTGTTTTGACTATAGTCTCCGTATCTTTTTCTTGTCAAGGCAACGCGCTTGACCGCACTCGTGCGGCTGGCTATAGTCCCAGCCGATCGGGTTTTGACCAGACGTTGGATACTGCCATCCCATGAGCACCGTTCTCGAACAGGATACGACGCCGTTACGCAGTCCACCGCTGCTGGGCTTCTGGTATGCGGCCGCGCCCAGTTCAGATGTGGCCCCTGGCGCCATGAAGGGCGTGGTACTGCTGAGCAC
It encodes:
- the nth gene encoding endonuclease III gives rise to the protein MRQDQIHAAIRIVRREIRQWQEPVVGVVARESNRDPFRILISCLLSLRTKDKTTGEASERLFALAHKPAPMLTLSLETIEQAIYPVCFYRTKAKSIHQICQRLLETYGGVVPDSIDELVTLSGVGRKTANLVVTVGYGKPGICVDIHVHRISNRWGYIKTKTPDESEEALRRKLPPQHWITFNDLLVPFGQNLCQPVSPWCSKCKLTEYCDRVGVTHSR
- the ftcD gene encoding glutamate formimidoyltransferase: MPKIIECIPNFSEGRNPATVQALIAAVESVPGVWLLDRTSDPDHHRSVLTFAGDPDAVLEAAFQAIQIATKLIDLRSHTGVHPRIGGTDVVPFVPIQGTTMEDCAQLARRLGKRVGAELLIPVFLYEQAAGHPDRTRLETIRRGGLSGLGARMATDRNWRPDFGPARLHDTAGAIVIGARPPLIAFNVNLKTPDLTIAKAIARTIRRSNGGLPCVKAIGVALASRGLVQVSMNLTDYHVTSMAAAFREVQAESAKAGVEIVESELIGLVPQAALDQAAASLLQIVNFDSTQILETRLAGVRDARPDPGSESTISEFLYALSAPTPAPAGGAVAALAGALAASLGTMGARIGKLSTAEQSLNSLSQKLAALMQNDCAAYAAVSQARRLPADHADRPQRLSTALEQATEVPLTIAELACEAGLTIAAIRQSLSPAVQSDLTVGMICAIAATEAGLHTAQTNVKLQRNQSVAANHARRMTKIANSLEELRGLCYTPPPST
- a CDS encoding DsrE/DsrF/DrsH-like family protein, encoding MQMTQIEPSATLAQLQESKPDRVTIVLLSGDLDRAMAAFIIATGAAAMGMQVTVFFTFWGLNTIRKQGATSSAKDWLRRMFGLLNKGGADNLPLSRFHFGGLGTSMMKLVMKQNRMPGVPELMETALDLGVRFIACTTTMGLMGITKDTLIDGIDQFAGVTTYLAEAKQGSVNLFI
- the rpsU gene encoding 30S ribosomal protein S21 — translated: MEIKVFNNNVEKALKVAKKKLAGEGLFRELKRRRFYEKPSVRKKAKLREAQRRRQKWLSKRKPE
- a CDS encoding sulfurtransferase TusA family protein; translated protein: MQADVKLDTLGYFCPMPIILTSKKIKELTLGQVLEVVSDDEGIKKDMPAWCDTTGHQLVGMEEEQAASGRIYKTFVKKTK